A section of the Platichthys flesus chromosome 22, fPlaFle2.1, whole genome shotgun sequence genome encodes:
- the cfap221 gene encoding LOW QUALITY PROTEIN: cilia- and flagella-associated protein 221 (The sequence of the model RefSeq protein was modified relative to this genomic sequence to represent the inferred CDS: substituted 2 bases at 2 genomic stop codons) — translation MDVALPGPQALSEPLRRGTPLPLSQLVESSRSRAHVPNPLLESKIYAKLKSNSLVQAEPPELHFSGFELGQDYVKILKLINISSEVLNIHIISTQTRHFQSTYTKKCRLVPGLAYTVKVGFRPDEWRYFYDCVRVHCEGEENLLIPVHAYPVINDLHIPPHIDLPAVPLGQSVTSVIPLRSGCPIDFEFQAFVLQPHEAFSVHPLAGLIPASGEVKLTVTFSPLRYETSQVTVQLVVSQFNSRPFLCTITGSAVPLSGLSRLERELTHGVEAPPELKGPSPPALLPPRSKTKSRSTKEADKSKSLRDLSAVKPAVVDASTPAGVAKMLIKNTNKLSAKALKEAMSCGSMDALQSRQMKEALFVKRFQQNVKEEQANHFRWQVHLGRDPVSGHSRRQRLEEREAALQEHTVKWNDGRREEKFRAQQTELSSAHILQEAGQVPVGAPSFQVSSGFQWELRQRALRPFQAAARKVGFRCRMDRRLACFRKLASATRLLPAAQKDEEKTSEVKISPDRVLPFAFPTFCDEDDPLAHGNLVTLPAAAVDVPVTTRIPFFKLQVPQHYKLMGYRPVSSWEAFTSYTPPTLARPLRTAPPVTVTFYYXKIXIHLIYHTLLMCLVVSSQEEKEVEVIEESEAAFLSFTAPDHLLRPLPANPLRIFNPAPGLQAYKPTPKYLESDLEFHLCPLPRLTVPESNTSGTGAQSLHDQKDLLNHKEVIKGIMTWKNFDPMALKFLSDYPAPSSSRRLVDYNTDILPLLAPPLLTALPYDLTSLMDKPCEDSGVQLTPEMIRAQFLPGDAPIGGGAAARHRRELETGRPAGVSSTGRERE, via the exons ATGGACGTGGCCCTCCCCGGCCCTCAGGCGCTCTCGGAGCCCCTGAGGAGGGGGACCCCGCTGCCCCTGAGCCAGCTGGTGGAGTCGAGCCGGAGCAGAGCCCACGTCCCCAATCCTCTCCTGGAATCAA AAATCTATGCCAAACTGAAAAGCAACAGCCTGGTCCAAGCTGAGCCTCCAGAGCTTCACTTCAGTGGCTTCGAGCTCGGGCAAGATTACGTGAAGATTCTG aaaCTAATCAACATCTCTTCTGAAGTTCTGAATATTCACATCATCTCCACTCAAACCAGACACTTCCAGAGCACTTACACCAAAAAG TGTCGACTCGTCCCGGGTCTGGCCTACACGGTGAAGGTCGGGTTCCGTCCCGACGAGTGGCGTTACTTCTACGACTGCGTTCGGGTTCACTGTGAG GGGGAAGAGAACCTCTTAATTCCAGTTCATGCTTACCCCGTCATCAACGACCTGCACATCCCTCCGCATATCGACCTGCCAGCCGTACCACTTGgtcaaag TGTCACCAGTGTGATTCCCCTGAGGAGCGGCTGTCCCATAGACTTTGAATTCCAGGCGTTTGTTCTCCAGCCCCATGAGGCCTTCTCTGTCCATCCCCTCGCAG GCCTGATACCAGCCAGTGGAGAGGTGAAGCTCACGGTGACCTTCAGTCCGCTCCGCTACGAGACCTCGCAGGTCACCGTCCAGCTGGTGGTCTCCCAGTTCAACAGCAGGCCGTTCCTCTGCACCATCACTGGGAGCGCAGTCCCTCTCTCAGGCCTAAG TCGGCTGGAGAGGGAGTTGACTCACGGAGTCGAAGCGCCTCCAGAACTCAAAGGCCCGTCGCCTCCTGCCCTGCTGCCTCCTCGGAGTAAAACCAAGAGCAGGTCGACAAAGGAGGCCGACAAGTCAAAG TCGCTGAGAGATCTGTCTGCAGTGAAACCCGCGGTGGTGGACGCCTCAACCCCGGCAGGCGTCGCTAAGATGTTGATCAAAAACACCAATAAACTCAGCGCCAAGGCCCTGAAGGAAG CCATGTCGTGTGGCAGCATGGACGCTCTGCAGAGCCGGCAGATGAAGGAGGCGCTCTTCGTGAAAAGGTTTCAGCAAAACgtgaaggaggagcaggccaACCACTTCAGATG GCAGGTTCACCTGGGCAGGGACCCCGTGTCAGGgcacagcaggagacagaggctggaggagagagaggcggcGCTGCAGGAACACACT GTGAAATGGAACGATGGACGGCGAGAGGAGAAGTTCCGAGCTCAACAAACAGAACTTTCCTCGGCTCATATTCTGCAAGAAGCTGGACAG GTCCCAGTGGGAGCCCCATCATTCCAGGTGTCCTCTGGTTTCCAGTGGGAGCTGAGACAAAGAGCCCTCCGACCGTTCCAGGCGGCTGCACGCAAG GTCGGGTTCCGCTGCCGCATGGACCGGAGACTGGCGTGTTTCAGGAAGCTGGCGAGCGCCACGAGGCTCCTGCCCGCGGCACAGAAAG ATGAGGAGAAGACGAGCGAGGTGAAGATCTCACCAGACAGAGTCCTCCCCTTTGCCTTTCCCACtttctgtgatgaagatgaCCCTCTG GCTCACGGTAATTTGGTCACGCTGCCGGCGGCTGCTGTTGATGTGCCGGTGACAACACGTATTCCTTTCTTCAAGCTTCAA GTTCCTCAGCACTATAAGCTCATGGGCTACCGGCCTGTCTCATCCTGGGAGGCTTTCACCTCTTATACACCCCCGACTTTGGCCAGACCACTTCGCACTGCACCTCCGGTAACTGTGActttttattattgaaaaatataaattcatttaatttaccaCACACTGTTAATGTGTCTCGTTGTGTCGtcccaggaggagaaggaggtggaggttATTGAAGAAAGTGAAGCCGCCTTCCTCAGCTTCACTGCTCCTGACCATCTCCTCCGACCTCTTCCTGCAAACCCTCTCAGGATCTTC AACCCAGCTCCGGGCCTGCAGGCTTACAAACCCACCCCCAAATACCTGGAGAGTGATCTGGAGTTCCACCTCTGCCCTCTGCCCAG GCTCACCGTCCCTGAGAGCAACACGAGTGGCACAGGAGCTCAATCTCTGCACGATCAGAAGGACTTACTGAACCACAAG gaagtgattaaAGGGATAATGACGTGGAAGAATTTTGATCCAATGGCCTTGAAGTTTCTGTCCGACTACCCCGCTCCCTCCAGCAGCCGCAG GCTCGTGGATTACAACACAGACATACTTCCACTCCTAGCGCCTCCTCTGCTCACGGCACTTCCTTACGATCTGACATCGCTAATGGACAAACC gtGTGAAGACTCGGGAGTCCAGCTGACACCAGAGATGATCAGAGCGCAGTTCTTACCCGGAGACGCCCCTATTGGGGGGGGAGCAGCAGCCAG GCACCGGAGGGAGCTGGAGACCGGGCGACCCGCAGGTGTGAGTTCCACCGGACGGGAGAGAGAGTAA